One segment of Xanthomonas oryzae pv. oryzae DNA contains the following:
- a CDS encoding DNA methyltransferase codes for MFYLDPPYWQTEGYGVEFPWEQYERLASMVRTLQGKAVISINDHPDIRRVFACLDLVPLQLGYTIGSPGDRERMFGELIIKSWDDRQAALL; via the coding sequence TTGTTCTACCTCGATCCGCCGTATTGGCAGACGGAAGGGTACGGGGTCGAGTTTCCCTGGGAGCAGTACGAGCGCCTGGCGAGCATGGTGCGCACACTGCAGGGCAAGGCGGTGATCTCCATCAACGATCACCCCGATATCCGGCGCGTCTTCGCCTGCTTGGATCTGGTGCCGCTGCAGCTTGGCTACACCATCGGCAGCCCTGGAGATCGGGAGCGCATGTTTGGCGAGCTGATCATCAAGAGTTGGGACGACCGCCAGGCAGCGTTGTTGTGA
- a CDS encoding type VI secretion system Vgr family protein, whose translation MDLMQYVAISQDGRTLELQFAGQNAPHPNLLFPLRLQLTWALSEPFTADVTCLSQSSAIELKTLLGQRAGITIRHHDGERKVNGVVTAVRQLGADGGFSSYRLRIQPALALLAYRRTCRIFQDVSVPDIVAQIVQEHRASNPPIAASFRLDQQLRQTYAPRSYCTQFDEDDLGFIHRVLAEEGINYTFVFADDQGAPTHTLVLFDDVNDLAQASPARIGYRRAEDATPADSLLAWQGERQVMTSATTLVSYDYKPAASSNADDRSVIDQGEEGRAASATLRDYSALSPYYASDSAEYARYAQVRQTWHDQRAKTWYGGATTPGLEVGTYVEIADHPSLAQDSSEQRQFVVTEQFLDITNNLPADMTRQLPSGLLGLSSADVGPPPSLAAVPPPPAGAAQYLRFAGVRRGVALVPSRVPSLRRPTASGPQTATVVGKAGEVVDTDEMGRILVQMHWPLAQEHAKGGADDDERSSTRVRYASPRPVRGSGTSSSRAWAMRC comes from the coding sequence ATGGACTTGATGCAGTACGTTGCGATCAGTCAAGACGGTCGCACTCTCGAACTCCAGTTTGCCGGTCAGAACGCTCCGCATCCCAATCTGCTCTTTCCGCTGCGTCTGCAACTAACCTGGGCACTGAGCGAGCCGTTCACCGCCGATGTCACCTGCCTGAGCCAATCCTCGGCGATCGAACTCAAGACGCTGCTCGGCCAGCGCGCCGGCATCACCATCCGGCACCACGATGGTGAGCGCAAGGTCAACGGCGTGGTGACCGCCGTGCGGCAGCTGGGTGCCGATGGTGGCTTCTCCAGCTACCGCTTGCGGATACAGCCCGCACTTGCCCTGCTGGCCTACCGCCGTACCTGCCGCATCTTTCAGGACGTAAGCGTGCCGGACATCGTTGCGCAGATCGTGCAGGAGCATCGCGCCAGCAATCCCCCGATCGCCGCCAGCTTCCGCCTGGACCAGCAACTGCGCCAGACCTACGCGCCGCGCTCGTATTGCACGCAGTTCGACGAAGACGACCTCGGCTTCATCCATCGCGTGCTGGCCGAGGAAGGTATCAACTACACGTTTGTCTTCGCCGACGACCAGGGCGCCCCGACGCACACGCTGGTGTTGTTCGACGACGTCAACGACTTGGCCCAGGCCAGCCCGGCCCGCATCGGCTATCGCCGTGCCGAAGACGCCACGCCGGCCGACAGCCTGCTGGCCTGGCAGGGCGAGCGGCAGGTCATGACCTCGGCCACCACCCTGGTGAGCTACGACTACAAGCCGGCCGCCTCCAGCAACGCGGACGATCGGTCCGTGATCGACCAGGGCGAGGAAGGGCGCGCGGCCAGCGCCACGCTGCGGGATTACAGCGCGCTGTCGCCCTACTACGCCAGCGACAGTGCCGAATACGCGCGCTATGCCCAGGTGCGCCAGACCTGGCACGACCAGCGGGCCAAGACCTGGTATGGCGGTGCGACGACGCCTGGCCTGGAAGTCGGCACGTATGTCGAGATCGCCGACCATCCATCGCTGGCTCAGGACAGCAGCGAGCAGCGCCAGTTCGTGGTGACCGAGCAGTTCCTGGACATCACCAACAACCTGCCAGCGGACATGACCCGCCAGCTGCCCAGCGGCCTGCTGGGGCTTTCCTCGGCCGACGTCGGTCCGCCACCATCACTGGCAGCGGTCCCCCCGCCACCCGCAGGGGCCGCGCAATACCTGCGCTTTGCCGGCGTGCGGCGCGGTGTGGCCTTGGTGCCGTCGCGCGTCCCATCGCTGCGCCGGCCCACCGCATCGGGGCCGCAGACCGCCACGGTGGTCGGCAAGGCCGGCGAAGTGGTCGATACCGACGAAATGGGGCGCATCCTGGTCCAGATGCACTGGCCGCTGGCGCAGGAGCACGCCAAGGGCGGCGCCGACGACGACGAGCGCTCCAGCACGCGCGTGCGCTATGCCTCCCCTCGGCCAGTGAGGGGTTCGGGCACCAGTTCATCCCGCGCGTGGGCGATGAGGTGTTGA
- a CDS encoding DUF2345 domain-containing protein has translation MGDEVLIEFLHGDIDRPIAVAVIHNGRRPTAAFSGAMGLPGNRALSGILTREHNGSGANELLFDDTTGQPRARLASTHQASELNLGYLTHPRADGQADSRGQGAELRTDAAAALRAAQGMLLTTYARSQAAGHQLDRDELDALLAQCLELFKGLGDYAAQHGGQAVETGGQDALRQALQGWPSGTERSAAGKPLMAFAASEGMVSATPHSHLSYAGQNIDSVAQQHLQLTSGQATRVHAGQGIALFAQASGLSAIANQGPVHLQAQADALVANAQTNLQLTANTGEVLLSAPRIRLVAEDGSFLSIGGGITLGTQGGVELHAASHALLGPSTEQADRPSFGKDGTDQKFQLHYPSHSADTPQLAANQPYSITLDDGRVVQGVSDANGLTDLLRDEVTRIARIEVHKSPASGG, from the coding sequence GTGGGCGATGAGGTGTTGATCGAGTTCCTGCACGGCGATATCGACCGACCGATCGCCGTGGCGGTCATCCACAACGGCCGCCGGCCCACCGCGGCGTTCAGCGGCGCCATGGGGCTGCCGGGCAATCGCGCGCTCTCGGGCATCCTCACGCGCGAGCACAACGGCAGTGGCGCCAATGAACTGCTGTTCGACGACACCACCGGGCAACCGCGTGCGCGCCTGGCCAGCACCCACCAGGCCAGTGAGTTGAATCTCGGCTACCTGACCCACCCACGGGCAGATGGCCAAGCTGACTCGCGCGGCCAAGGCGCCGAACTGCGCACCGACGCGGCAGCGGCCTTGCGCGCTGCCCAGGGCATGTTGCTGACCACCTACGCGCGCAGCCAGGCCGCAGGCCACCAACTCGACCGCGACGAACTCGACGCGCTGTTGGCGCAATGCCTCGAACTGTTCAAGGGCCTGGGCGACTATGCCGCCCAGCACGGCGGGCAAGCGGTGGAGACCGGCGGGCAGGACGCACTACGGCAGGCACTGCAGGGCTGGCCCAGCGGCACCGAGCGCAGCGCTGCAGGCAAGCCGTTGATGGCCTTCGCCGCCAGCGAGGGCATGGTCAGTGCCACCCCGCACAGCCATCTCAGCTACGCCGGCCAGAACATCGACAGCGTGGCGCAGCAACACCTGCAGCTGACCAGCGGCCAGGCCACACGCGTGCATGCAGGGCAAGGGATCGCGCTGTTCGCGCAAGCGTCCGGCCTGAGCGCCATTGCCAACCAGGGTCCCGTGCACTTGCAGGCACAGGCCGATGCCCTGGTGGCCAACGCGCAGACCAACCTGCAACTGACCGCCAACACCGGCGAGGTGTTGCTCAGCGCGCCACGGATCCGGCTGGTGGCCGAGGACGGCAGTTTCCTGAGTATTGGCGGCGGCATCACGCTTGGCACCCAGGGCGGGGTCGAGCTGCACGCGGCCAGCCATGCATTGCTGGGACCGTCCACCGAGCAGGCCGACCGCCCCAGCTTCGGCAAGGACGGCACCGACCAGAAATTCCAGCTGCACTACCCCAGCCACAGCGCGGACACGCCCCAGCTTGCGGCCAACCAGCCCTATAGCATCACCCTGGACGACGGCCGCGTCGTGCAAGGCGTTTCCGATGCCAACGGCCTGACCGATCTGCTGCGCGATGAGGTCACGCGCATTGCGCGCATCGAGGTCCACAAGTCACCGGCCAGCGGCGGCTGA
- a CDS encoding T6SS effector phospholipase Tle3 domain-containing protein — MTECSYVVAQANALLLPNRMGERLVEVPADRPGIVIFIHGVNDPGAGYPTVEKGLCQGLNERLSRIDLRAGQYGVKYAEAKKSPLKPGEQGYKEVASVKYDPDTYLYQRSEDTTSKLPTHSMFIPFYWGYRASDNEIAKDKRGNPTRLRSQYQDTAGNRLDANFAKAGGFFVNATSNLPDMYGKGFETTLKTRGVQMVSPDFTYFGNAPPRRYFVLAAERLAMLVSEIRRLAPDDTITIMGHSQGTMITLLAQAMLADRRQRCADCLILVDSPYSLLEPKGEEQTTQAKLQTLIKIVKAVTAQPYTRPALNELQVGQPGYGGRTGHGWTPSQGTRLDAEGKQIVFAERDNRGKVYLYFCPQDTTVALDQVQGIGTYGVPDTVHVAWKRKFYSTERTASLPAMDALKDMRFHQRMWTKLLRGGKPVAVGLPPQHIPLRMEDEARYPGGGVGPTTTASQTPLPQEGRYINGEALQPPHAPQMEDGEADARQYKSSTPLRGTPTRAGKDAPDDVSVDVALGNPKASLNQYRVFERFVDKNLSDPDLQELTQQFNANHPDLNDQTPGYDCENGDDMGYMLWRHATPNEVRAQMAHNPAALVDNSYHSAMLRSTENHRWVTAMDVAIGQAQTLDDPEWRKVLIAFANWRTPFKPSESQLPGQLTLLELANFEKLSPGAQMLAQQTAYYYTTGKFPDGVSKEPPDKYVISRTRAQRAESNE, encoded by the coding sequence ATGACCGAATGCTCCTATGTTGTCGCCCAAGCCAATGCGCTACTGCTGCCCAATCGGATGGGGGAGCGTCTGGTAGAGGTGCCCGCGGACCGGCCGGGCATCGTGATCTTCATCCACGGCGTCAACGACCCCGGCGCCGGCTATCCCACCGTGGAAAAGGGGCTGTGCCAGGGCCTCAACGAGCGCTTGAGCCGTATCGATCTGCGCGCCGGGCAGTATGGGGTCAAGTATGCCGAAGCAAAGAAATCGCCATTGAAGCCAGGCGAGCAGGGCTACAAGGAAGTGGCGTCGGTCAAATACGACCCGGACACCTACCTCTATCAGCGCAGCGAAGACACCACCAGCAAGTTGCCGACCCACAGCATGTTCATCCCGTTCTACTGGGGCTACCGCGCCAGTGACAACGAGATCGCCAAGGACAAGCGCGGCAACCCAACACGCCTGCGCAGCCAGTACCAGGACACCGCCGGCAACCGGCTGGATGCCAACTTCGCCAAGGCCGGCGGGTTCTTCGTCAACGCCACCAGCAACCTGCCGGACATGTATGGCAAAGGCTTCGAGACAACGTTGAAGACCAGGGGTGTGCAGATGGTGTCGCCGGACTTCACCTACTTCGGCAACGCACCGCCACGGCGCTATTTCGTGCTGGCGGCCGAACGGCTGGCGATGCTGGTGAGCGAGATCCGCCGGCTGGCCCCGGACGACACCATCACCATCATGGGCCACAGCCAGGGCACGATGATCACCCTGCTGGCACAGGCCATGCTGGCCGACCGTCGCCAGCGCTGCGCGGACTGCCTGATCCTGGTGGACAGCCCCTACAGCCTGCTCGAACCCAAGGGCGAAGAGCAGACCACCCAGGCCAAGCTGCAGACGCTCATCAAGATCGTCAAGGCAGTGACCGCCCAGCCGTATACCCGCCCAGCATTGAACGAGCTGCAAGTGGGTCAGCCAGGATATGGTGGCCGCACCGGACATGGATGGACCCCTAGCCAGGGCACCCGTCTGGACGCGGAAGGCAAGCAGATCGTCTTCGCCGAGCGCGACAACCGCGGCAAGGTGTACCTGTACTTCTGCCCACAGGACACCACCGTGGCACTGGATCAGGTGCAGGGCATCGGCACCTACGGCGTGCCGGACACGGTGCACGTGGCGTGGAAGCGGAAGTTCTACAGCACCGAGCGCACCGCCAGCTTGCCGGCGATGGACGCGCTCAAGGACATGCGCTTCCACCAGCGGATGTGGACCAAGCTGCTGCGCGGCGGCAAGCCGGTTGCCGTGGGCCTGCCGCCGCAGCACATCCCGTTGCGCATGGAGGATGAGGCGCGTTACCCCGGCGGGGGTGTGGGCCCCACGACCACGGCCAGCCAGACGCCCTTGCCGCAGGAGGGGCGCTACATCAATGGCGAGGCGCTGCAACCGCCGCATGCACCTCAGATGGAGGATGGGGAAGCCGACGCGCGCCAGTACAAGAGCAGCACGCCGCTGCGCGGCACGCCGACCCGTGCCGGCAAGGACGCGCCGGATGATGTGTCGGTGGATGTGGCCCTGGGCAACCCGAAGGCGAGCTTGAATCAGTACAGGGTATTCGAGCGCTTCGTGGACAAGAATCTCTCCGATCCCGACCTGCAGGAGCTGACCCAGCAGTTCAACGCCAACCATCCTGACCTCAACGACCAGACACCTGGTTACGATTGCGAGAACGGCGATGACATGGGGTACATGCTGTGGCGGCACGCCACACCCAACGAGGTGCGTGCGCAGATGGCGCACAACCCGGCCGCGTTGGTGGACAACTCGTACCACTCGGCGATGCTGCGCAGTACCGAGAACCACCGCTGGGTGACGGCCATGGACGTGGCGATCGGGCAGGCGCAGACCTTGGATGATCCGGAGTGGCGCAAGGTGCTCATCGCCTTTGCCAACTGGCGCACGCCGTTTAAACCGTCAGAAAGCCAGCTACCTGGTCAGCTGACGCTCCTTGAGCTTGCCAATTTCGAGAAGCTCAGCCCTGGAGCGCAAATGCTTGCCCAGCAGACGGCTTACTACTACACAACAGGAAAATTTCCGGATGGCGTGTCTAAGGAGCCGCCAGACAAATACGTGATAAGCAGAACCCGAGCGCAACGTGCGGAGAGCAACGAATGA
- a CDS encoding type VI lipase adapter Tla3 domain-containing protein, translating into MSAEQRPGITPYALIWLGTLLAWVALILFIYYRQWQSTGVEDSGLGNDIRNGVLAITALVGLAFGGHWLWKVRSAVAKDPAAMASAQATTAAAATPRGRMLAGEGERYVLEVRGLGLAVDRYYQEDTWRLFKDKDDNYLSVLSKDPKDYDPNTRIGDATIAANASFGYAAKNAVERWPLPVIIIGPPKTIDDGSSMADAIAYKRQAASLGLTLFLWQEDDNTASAQATLEKLFRFFDEHPDVPEVLLVTQDGEGPRYRWKSPGMPDKRPEAPHVPLLPDSMTALLVARSDRVDRLVRPYAVDVDDGINKDDTQYDIIKLWNFFWEKRDVFDEKFERELKAEGVKFPGGPGVPKADWWIAQLPELWKQINNKGPGEFKPSPYLPVRWARWQLQQFDESPLLGYLHRPVHVPLTDEQGKPLKRAGQVEALRKGWAQAVSALPEDAKPTRVFYDTSLDREWVIPLTQALHGNAEGIELDDKHDGYDIGRRLGNTGVSSALVQIALGIVSGYDDGRTSGTVNLTTDGYAGIVMVSPPDEASKAAAIQHGKHPFYDLLRDKKATP; encoded by the coding sequence ATGAGTGCGGAACAACGGCCCGGAATCACGCCCTACGCGCTGATATGGCTCGGAACACTTCTGGCCTGGGTGGCGCTGATCCTTTTCATCTACTATCGCCAATGGCAGTCAACAGGCGTGGAGGATTCCGGCTTGGGCAACGATATTCGTAATGGTGTATTGGCGATCACCGCGCTGGTGGGCCTGGCCTTTGGAGGGCATTGGCTGTGGAAGGTGCGCAGCGCGGTGGCTAAGGACCCAGCTGCGATGGCAAGCGCCCAGGCCACGACGGCGGCGGCCGCGACCCCGCGTGGGCGCATGCTGGCTGGTGAGGGGGAGCGCTACGTGCTGGAGGTGCGCGGGCTTGGCTTGGCGGTAGATCGCTATTACCAGGAGGACACGTGGAGGTTGTTCAAGGACAAGGACGACAACTACCTCTCAGTGCTGTCGAAAGATCCTAAAGACTACGACCCCAATACGCGAATCGGCGATGCGACGATTGCGGCTAATGCTTCTTTCGGTTACGCGGCGAAGAACGCGGTGGAGCGTTGGCCGCTGCCAGTGATCATCATCGGGCCGCCGAAGACGATTGATGATGGAAGTTCAATGGCTGACGCCATTGCCTACAAGCGCCAGGCCGCAAGCCTCGGGTTGACTCTTTTTCTCTGGCAGGAGGATGACAACACAGCCAGTGCCCAGGCAACACTGGAAAAGCTTTTTCGTTTCTTCGATGAGCATCCCGATGTGCCGGAGGTCTTGCTGGTCACGCAGGATGGAGAAGGTCCGCGCTATCGCTGGAAGTCGCCAGGGATGCCCGACAAACGGCCTGAAGCGCCTCACGTTCCGCTACTACCCGACAGCATGACTGCGCTATTGGTGGCACGCAGCGATCGAGTGGACAGGTTGGTGCGCCCGTATGCCGTCGATGTAGACGATGGCATCAATAAGGACGACACACAGTACGACATCATCAAGTTGTGGAATTTCTTCTGGGAAAAGCGCGACGTCTTCGACGAGAAATTCGAGCGTGAACTCAAAGCCGAGGGCGTGAAGTTCCCAGGTGGCCCCGGTGTACCCAAAGCTGATTGGTGGATCGCGCAACTGCCCGAGTTGTGGAAGCAGATCAACAACAAGGGGCCGGGTGAGTTCAAGCCCAGCCCGTATCTGCCGGTGCGTTGGGCGCGCTGGCAGCTGCAGCAGTTCGACGAATCCCCGTTGCTGGGCTATCTGCATCGCCCGGTGCATGTGCCCCTGACCGACGAACAGGGCAAGCCACTCAAGCGTGCCGGGCAGGTGGAGGCGCTGCGCAAGGGCTGGGCCCAGGCCGTGTCGGCCCTACCGGAAGATGCCAAGCCCACGCGCGTGTTCTACGACACCAGCCTGGATCGCGAATGGGTCATTCCCCTGACGCAAGCGCTGCACGGCAACGCCGAGGGCATCGAACTGGACGACAAGCACGACGGCTACGACATCGGTCGGCGGCTGGGCAATACAGGCGTGAGCTCGGCGCTGGTGCAGATCGCGCTGGGCATTGTCTCCGGTTACGACGATGGCCGCACCAGTGGCACCGTCAACCTGACCACGGATGGCTATGCGGGCATCGTAATGGTCAGCCCGCCCGACGAAGCCAGCAAAGCGGCCGCAATCCAGCACGGGAAGCATCCGTTCTACGACCTCTTGCGCGACAAGAAGGCCACACCATGA
- a CDS encoding PAAR domain-containing protein: protein MSRAFIVEGDAHSHGGHVLAGSEHAGIDGQAFACEGHPAICPLHGRTHIEGASSHLNIHGRKAALDGDKLACGAALIAGRQRHAKHQ from the coding sequence ATGAGCCGAGCATTCATCGTCGAAGGCGACGCCCACAGCCACGGCGGCCATGTGCTGGCCGGTTCCGAGCACGCAGGCATCGATGGCCAGGCGTTTGCGTGCGAAGGGCATCCAGCGATATGCCCCTTGCATGGACGTACGCACATTGAAGGTGCCTCCAGTCATCTGAACATCCATGGGCGCAAGGCCGCGCTGGACGGCGACAAACTCGCGTGTGGCGCTGCGCTCATCGCCGGGAGACAAAGGCACGCTAAGCACCAGTAG
- a CDS encoding T6SS effector phospholipase Tle3 domain-containing protein yields MRQRERRQTLERDGNAKAAYSYPVSFFDLHAEKKSEVGHINVAYLRNWAGDLNLWLSLPAVPARIWIRWRAGTERAALDERLSRIDLRAGQYGVKYAEAKASKAKPGDRDYRKVAAVKYDPDTYLYQRSEDTTSKLPTHSMFIPFYWGYRASNNEIAKDKGGNPTRLRSQYQDTAGNRLDANFAKAGGFFVNATSNLPDMYGKGFETTLKTRGVQMVSPDFTYFGKAPPRRYFVLAAERLAMLVSEIRRLAPDDTITIMGHSQGTLITLLAQAMLADRRQRCADCLILVDSPYSLLEPEGEEQTTQAKLQTLIKIVNAVTAQPYARPALSELQVGQPGYGGRTGHGWTPSQGTRLDAEGKQIVFAERDNRGKVYLYFCPQDTTVALDQVQGIGTYGVPDTVHVTWKRKFYSTERTATLPAMDALKDMRFHQRMWTKLLRGGKPVAVGLPPRHIPLRMEDEARYPGGGVAPATTLSQTPLPQEGRYINGEALHPPHAPQMEDGEADARQYKSSTPLRGTPTRTGKDAPDDVSVDVALGNPAAKLRQYMILISIEQEEVPESKLAEMTSEFNAQHPDINDQTPGYTCDATDMGCTVWRHATPNEVRAQMARNPAALSDNSYHSAMLRGAENHRWVTAMDVAIGQAQTLDDPEWRKVLIAFANWRTPFMPSEDQPAGQVSISELANFKKLSPGARKLVEASCFYYEKGVFPAGLVSSSPPAKYVESRTRAQRAESTE; encoded by the coding sequence ATGCGCCAAAGGGAGCGCCGGCAGACGCTCGAACGCGACGGCAATGCAAAGGCCGCGTATTCCTATCCGGTATCGTTCTTCGACTTGCATGCCGAGAAGAAGAGCGAGGTCGGGCACATCAACGTGGCGTACCTTCGCAATTGGGCCGGAGACCTGAACCTCTGGCTCAGTCTTCCTGCTGTGCCAGCAAGGATATGGATCCGTTGGCGCGCCGGCACTGAACGCGCTGCCCTGGACGAGCGCTTGAGCCGTATCGATCTGCGCGCCGGGCAGTATGGGGTCAAGTATGCCGAAGCAAAGGCGTCCAAGGCCAAGCCCGGCGATCGGGATTACCGCAAGGTGGCGGCGGTCAAATACGACCCGGACACCTACCTCTATCAGCGCAGCGAAGACACCACCAGCAAGTTGCCGACCCACAGCATGTTCATCCCGTTCTATTGGGGCTACCGCGCCAGCAACAACGAGATCGCCAAGGACAAGGGCGGCAATCCGACGCGCCTGCGCAGCCAGTACCAGGACACCGCCGGCAACCGGCTGGATGCCAACTTCGCCAAGGCCGGCGGGTTCTTCGTCAACGCCACCAGCAACCTGCCGGACATGTATGGCAAAGGCTTCGAGACAACGTTGAAGACCAGGGGTGTGCAGATGGTGTCGCCGGACTTCACCTATTTCGGCAAGGCACCACCACGGCGCTATTTCGTGCTGGCGGCCGAACGGCTGGCGATGCTGGTGAGCGAGATCCGCCGGCTGGCCCCGGACGACACCATCACCATCATGGGCCACAGCCAGGGCACGCTGATTACCCTGCTGGCACAGGCCATGCTGGCCGACCGTCGCCAGCGCTGCGCGGACTGCCTGATCCTGGTGGACAGCCCCTACAGCCTGCTCGAACCCGAGGGCGAGGAGCAGACCACCCAGGCCAAGCTGCAGACGCTCATCAAGATCGTCAACGCAGTGACCGCCCAGCCGTACGCCCGCCCAGCATTGAGCGAGCTGCAAGTGGGTCAGCCAGGATATGGTGGCCGCACCGGACATGGCTGGACCCCAAGCCAGGGCACCCGGCTGGACGCGGAAGGCAAGCAGATCGTCTTCGCCGAGCGCGACAACCGCGGCAAGGTGTACCTGTACTTCTGCCCACAGGACACCACCGTGGCGCTGGATCAGGTGCAGGGCATCGGCACCTACGGCGTGCCGGACACGGTGCACGTGACGTGGAAGCGGAAGTTCTACAGCACCGAGCGCACCGCCACCTTGCCGGCGATGGACGCGCTCAAGGACATGCGCTTCCACCAGCGGATGTGGACCAAGCTGCTGCGCGGCGGCAAGCCGGTTGCCGTGGGCCTGCCGCCGCGGCACATCCCGCTGCGCATGGAGGATGAGGCGCGTTACCCAGGCGGGGGTGTGGCCCCCGCGACCACGCTCAGCCAGACGCCCTTGCCGCAGGAGGGGCGCTACATCAACGGCGAGGCGCTGCACCCGCCGCATGCACCACAGATGGAGGATGGGGAAGCCGACGCGCGCCAGTACAAGAGCAGCACGCCGCTGCGCGGCACCCCCACCCGTACCGGCAAGGATGCGCCGGATGATGTGTCGGTGGACGTGGCCCTGGGCAACCCGGCGGCGAAGTTGCGCCAGTACATGATCTTGATCAGCATCGAGCAAGAGGAGGTGCCCGAGTCCAAACTGGCCGAGATGACCAGCGAGTTCAACGCGCAGCATCCCGACATCAACGACCAGACGCCCGGTTACACGTGCGATGCGACCGATATGGGCTGCACGGTGTGGCGACATGCCACACCCAACGAAGTACGCGCGCAGATGGCGCGCAATCCTGCCGCGCTGAGCGACAATTCCTACCACTCGGCGATGCTGCGCGGTGCCGAAAACCATCGCTGGGTAACGGCCATGGACGTGGCGATCGGGCAGGCGCAGACCTTGGATGATCCGGAGTGGCGCAAGGTGCTCATCGCCTTTGCCAACTGGCGCACGCCGTTTATGCCGTCGGAAGACCAACCCGCTGGTCAAGTAAGTATCAGCGAGCTTGCGAATTTCAAGAAGCTCAGCCCTGGAGCGAGGAAATTGGTTGAAGCGAGTTGTTTCTATTACGAGAAAGGCGTCTTTCCCGCAGGCTTGGTGTCGAGTTCGCCCCCGGCTAAGTATGTGGAGAGCAGGACCCGCGCGCAACGTGCGGAGAGCACCGAATGA